In Onthophagus taurus isolate NC chromosome 6, IU_Otau_3.0, whole genome shotgun sequence, a genomic segment contains:
- the LOC111414725 gene encoding isovaleryl-CoA dehydrogenase, mitochondrial, translating to MALNISRNFLRGIKNVSVHCRSASQYYPIDENIFGLSEDQIQFRETVFNFAQKELAPYANEIDKKNNFDGLREFWKKLGSLGLLGITAKSKYGGTEAGYLEHCIVMEELSRACSAIALSYGAHSNLCINQIHRNGTEEQKLKYLPKLCSGEHFGALAMSEPGSGSDVVSMKLKAEKKGDYYVLNGNKFWITNGPDADVLVVYARTDPKATKKQHGISTFLVEKGFPGFKTAQKLDKMGMRGSNTCELIFEDCKVPKENLLGEENKGVYVLMSGLDYERLVLAAGPVGVMQACCDLAFGYAHDRKQFDQKIGEFQLIQGKMADMYTTLSACRSYLYNVAKACDKKNANSKDCAGVILYCAEKATQMGLDAIQILGGNGYINDYSAGRLMRDAKLYEIGAGTSEVRRLLIGRTINSEYK from the exons ATGGCTTTAAACATCTCACGGAATTTTTTGAgaggaataaaaaatgtatctgTGCATTGTAGAAGCGCATCGCAATATTATCCCATTGACGAAAACATATTTGGTTTATCCGAAGATCAAATTCAG tttcgAGAAACAGTCTTTAATTTCGCTCAAAAAGAATTAGCTCCATATGCTAACGAAAttgataagaaaaataatttcgatgggttaagagagttttggaaaaaattaggAAGCCTCGGGTTATTAG gtATAACAGCAAAGAGTAAATATGGAGGTACAGAAGCTGGCTATTTGGAACATTGCATCGTTATGGAAGAATTATCAAGAGCATGTTCAGCGATAGCACTTAGTTACGGTGCTCATTcaaatttatgtattaatcAAATTCATAGAAACGGAACTgaagaacaaaaattaaaatatcttccTAAA ttATGTTCCGGAGAACACTTTGGAGCGTTAGCAATGTCAGAACCAGGTTCAGGTTCTGACGTAGTCTCAATGAAATTAAAGGCTGAGAAGAAAGGCgattattatgttttaaacgGAAACAAATTTTGGATTACAAACGGACCGGATGCTGACGTTTTAGTAGTGTACGCCCGAACGGATCCGAAAGCTACAAAGAAACAACATggaatttcaacatttttggtCGAAAAAGGCTTTCCAGGATTTAAAACAGCccaaaaattagataaaatggGAATGCGCGGATCGAATACGTGCGAATTAATATTCGAAGATTGTAAAGTAcccaaagaaaatttattaggAGAAGAAAATAAAGGAGTTTATGTTTTAATGAGTGGTTTGGATTACGAACGATTAGTTTTAGCCGCGGGACCAGTTGGAGTAATGCAAGCATGTTGTGATCTTGCATTTGGATATGCACATGATAGAAAACAATTTGACCAAAAAATTGGggaatttcaattaatacaa gGAAAAATGGCTGATATGTACACAACTTTAAGCGCTTGTAGAAGTTATTTATACAACGTTGCTAAAGCTTGTGATAAAAAGAATGCGAATAGTAAAGATTGCGCCGGTGTTATTTTGTATTGTGCTGAAAAGGCGACTCAAATGGGATTAGATGCTATTCAAATTTTAGGCGGAAATGGttatattaatgattattCAGCTGGAAGATTAATGCGTGATGCGAAATTATATGAAATTGGAGCTGGTACATCAGAAGTTAGAAGACTATTAATTGGAAGAACTATCAATTCGGAAtataaataa